The following nucleotide sequence is from Microbulbifer sp. A4B17.
CGCATGGATGCGTTGACCGCCAGTATGGCGTTGTTGCGTCTTGAGGGGATTGGTCCGGCTCGCTACTGGCAGCTACTGGAGCACTTTGCCACTGCCGAAGAGGCGCTCGACCAGTTTCCCCAACCTCTTCTAGAGAGGTTATCTCCCCGGGCCCAATCCCAATGGCGGGAGCTCTCCCACCGAAGTGGTGCCAGTGAACTCATCCTTTGGGTTGAGCAAGAGCGGGCGCGCTGTGCGGACCTGGGTGTGCAGCTGGTTTGTCACAGCGATCCTGATTACCCCTCTCTGCTATCGGAAATCTCCCGGCCTCCGCCGGTGCTTTATATCCGCGGAGAAAGTCGTGCGCTGAACCTCCCTCAGGTGGCAATGGTGGGCGCGCGCCGAGCTACAGTGGCGGGGCTCGATAATGCCCGGGCGTTCGCGGCAGAATTGGCAAGTTCAGGCTTCGCTATCACTTCGGGATTGGCACTGGGTGTCGATGCCGCTGCACACAGGGGGGCGCTGCAGGGATCTGGCACTACGATCGCGGTACTGGGAAGTGGCGTTGACCGTATTTACCCCAAACACAATCGCCCCCTGGCAGCGGATATTCTCGCAGCGGGTGGTGCGCTGGTTAGTGAGCTTCCCATCGGCAGCAGCGCGGAAGCGAAGAACTTTCCCCGGCGAAACCGAATTATCAGCGGCCTTTCAATGGGGGTGTTGCTGGTGGAGGCAGCGATGCGCTCCGGCTCTTTGATTACCGCTCGCCTGGCGCTTGAGCAGAATCGCGAGGTCTTTGCTATTCCCGGTTCTATCCACAATCCCATGGCCAGGGGGTGCCACCACCTGATCAGGGAGGGCGCGACACTGGTCGAAACCAGTGCTGATGTAGCCGGCCAGCTCGGCGGATTACTGGCGGAGCCTACACGCACTGATGTACCGAAGTGCGATCCTGTGCCTGCATCCTACCGGCAACTGATAAAAGCGCTTACAGGTGGGCCTCGCAGTATCGAGCAGCTGGCTCAGGATACGGCTTCCGAGCCAGGTGAGTTAATGGCTGTATTAATGGAGATGGAGCTGGAAGGCCTGGTAGAACAGCTTACCGGCGCTTACCAGTTAACATTGGCAGGCAGCCGTTATACAGAGGAGAAATTACCGACAAAAGCCAAGGAAGAGTTGGGCACCCTATGAAAGCCCCGTAGGGCGGGTCTGAGATATTGTTGCTTTGTTGCAACACATGTTAGGAGCCTTGCGGTTTGTGGCGAGTTGCCCTCAAGTCCCGCAGAAAAATTATGGAATTATTCAGAGCTACCCCAGGTTGATGGTGTAGCCGCCGATCGATTCGCACACCCCCGTGACAGCGTTAATACTCAGTGGATTCCTATAGTGGAGGCTGATCATGGCGGATAAACCCAAACTCACCACTGATGCCGGTGCTCCTGTTCCGGATAATCAAAACAGTCTGACAGCGGGCCCCAATGGTCCATTACTGATCCAGGATTATCAGCTAATTGAAAAGCTGGCCCACCAAAATCGCGAGCGTATACCCGAGCGGGCTGTGCACGCCAAGGGTTGGGGTGCCTACGGGGTTTTGAGAGTAACTGGTGATGTTTCTGCTTATACCTGTGCACGGGTACTGCAGCCAGGTACAGAAACCCCGCTTTTGGCCCGCTTCTCAACTGTGGCTGGTGAACTGGGCGCTGCCGATGCAGAGAGGGATGTGCGTGGTTTTGCTCTGAAGTTTTATACAGAGGAGGGCAACTGGGATTTGGTCGGTAACAATACACCGGTCTTTTTTGTAAGAGATCCCTACAAGTTTCCCGATTTTATCCACACTCAAAAGCGGCATCCGCGCACCCACCTGCGTTCCCCTACGGCAATGTGGGATTTCTGGTCTCTGTGCCCGGAGAGCCTTCACCAGGTGACCATACTTTTTTCCGATCGTGGCTTGCCTATATCTCCACTGCATATGAACGGTTATGGTTCCCATACTTTCTCACTATGGAATCATAACGGAGAGCGTTTCTGGGTCAAATTCCATTTTAAGACCCAGCAGGGGCACAATTACTTTACCAATGCGGAAGCCGAAGAAGTGATTGGGCGCACCCGTGAGAGTTATCAGGAAGCTATGTATGCGGCAATCGAAAATGGGGAGTGTCCCAAATGGACATTCCAGATTCAGGTCATGCCGGAAGCGGAAGCCGGGAAAACAAGCTATAACCCCTTTGACCTAACTAAGGTATGGCCCCATGGAGATTATCCACCAATTGAAGTGGGTACCATGGAGTTGAATCGCAATCCGCAAGACTATTTTGCGGAAATGGAGCAGGCGGCATTCTCACCATCCAATATCGTCCCAGGTATCAGTTTCTCACCAGACAAAATGCTTCAGGCACGTATTTTTTCCTATGCCGATGCACACCGTCACCGTTTGGGAACTCATTACGAAAGTCTCCCAGTGAATGCACCACGTTGCCCGGTGCATAATTATTATCGGGATGGTGAAATGAATAGTACGGGTATTCGCAGCGGTAACCCGGATGCTTTTTATGAACCCAATAGTTTTTCTGGGCCGGAGGAGGATTTAAAAGCCAAAGAGCCACCGCTACCATTATCTGGAGCGGCTGACAGGTATGATCACCGCAAAGGTAATGACGATTACACCCAGGTGCGAGCGTTGTTTGATTTATTTGATGATGAACAAAAGCAGCGTTTATACAGCAATATTGCAGAAGCAATGGCAGGTGTACCGGATGACATAGTTCAGCGACAATTGGCACAGTTTGCCAAGGTACACACAGACTATGAAGAGGGTGTCAAGTTAATGATGGCTAAAAGCTGAATTGGATTTTCGAATAAATAATTTATTTCCGTGTGCTTTATGCTAAAAACCTATCCTATTGGATAGGTTTTTTTATTTTGAAATAAAGGCATATTTATGGAAAAGCGAATAAAAATAATAATAACTTTATTTCTGTCTTTTTTAGTATTAGAAGGCTGCTCAACACAAGTTAAAAAAATAGATTTAGCTATTTCAAGTGATTTTTCAGAAAAGCAGTTGCTTAGTGGTACGTATATATTGAGTTTCCCCGTAAGTAATGCTGATTTACCTGAGATTGATATCTTGGAATTGAATGATGAGATGAAGCTTTTTTTGACATCGGTTAATGCGAAAAGGGAGGGGGACAAGCTAGATGCTCTGGTTCATAAGTTACAAAGCCAAAACTTTTCAATTTTCTACGATGCTGATGCCACTCTCAACGCTGCACAAGTATTTGATCAGCAGCGAGGGAACTGTATGGCCTTTAGTACTTTTGTAATTGCAATGAGTCGTGAAATTGGG
It contains:
- the dprA gene encoding DNA-processing protein DprA, whose product is MDALTASMALLRLEGIGPARYWQLLEHFATAEEALDQFPQPLLERLSPRAQSQWRELSHRSGASELILWVEQERARCADLGVQLVCHSDPDYPSLLSEISRPPPVLYIRGESRALNLPQVAMVGARRATVAGLDNARAFAAELASSGFAITSGLALGVDAAAHRGALQGSGTTIAVLGSGVDRIYPKHNRPLAADILAAGGALVSELPIGSSAEAKNFPRRNRIISGLSMGVLLVEAAMRSGSLITARLALEQNREVFAIPGSIHNPMARGCHHLIREGATLVETSADVAGQLGGLLAEPTRTDVPKCDPVPASYRQLIKALTGGPRSIEQLAQDTASEPGELMAVLMEMELEGLVEQLTGAYQLTLAGSRYTEEKLPTKAKEELGTL
- a CDS encoding catalase, whose product is MADKPKLTTDAGAPVPDNQNSLTAGPNGPLLIQDYQLIEKLAHQNRERIPERAVHAKGWGAYGVLRVTGDVSAYTCARVLQPGTETPLLARFSTVAGELGAADAERDVRGFALKFYTEEGNWDLVGNNTPVFFVRDPYKFPDFIHTQKRHPRTHLRSPTAMWDFWSLCPESLHQVTILFSDRGLPISPLHMNGYGSHTFSLWNHNGERFWVKFHFKTQQGHNYFTNAEAEEVIGRTRESYQEAMYAAIENGECPKWTFQIQVMPEAEAGKTSYNPFDLTKVWPHGDYPPIEVGTMELNRNPQDYFAEMEQAAFSPSNIVPGISFSPDKMLQARIFSYADAHRHRLGTHYESLPVNAPRCPVHNYYRDGEMNSTGIRSGNPDAFYEPNSFSGPEEDLKAKEPPLPLSGAADRYDHRKGNDDYTQVRALFDLFDDEQKQRLYSNIAEAMAGVPDDIVQRQLAQFAKVHTDYEEGVKLMMAKS